One Endozoicomonas gorgoniicola DNA window includes the following coding sequences:
- a CDS encoding TraI domain-containing protein: MIHQVNEQLCLPDELQELFNQTLDQLALWLHLLPAHPLHHCEPAGALRHALETAFWAVSSTQQIHVDHDLYPDRRRARQPFWRLMAGVAGLLHDSGRMVSCVTIRGEQAGQWVATQQSLGSWLQQHRIERYCPHWQHCESRPDKPIPQEYTWTNLLLLEQLIPNNLRYALQPDRDKGILWQSFISALVGQSSPLAVKQLVSAVEVARLKSVKLHFVQGEALTGLTQPLAPEQSDSKQAAPQQPSEYGLEWLKQVVSQLNPDGAKWAKESLLLNWPEDVIGQEGLPDPDALMECWQELGWLRPIANQVIIRRNGRQVIALQPEISKRCRQWLTTSDAEIST; encoded by the coding sequence TTGATTCATCAGGTCAATGAACAACTCTGTCTACCTGATGAGCTGCAAGAGTTGTTTAACCAGACGCTGGATCAGCTGGCTCTCTGGCTACATCTTCTACCCGCTCACCCTCTTCATCATTGTGAACCCGCCGGAGCCTTGCGCCATGCACTGGAAACCGCTTTCTGGGCGGTGTCCTCCACACAACAAATCCATGTGGATCACGATCTCTACCCGGATCGACGACGGGCAAGACAACCCTTCTGGCGATTAATGGCAGGTGTCGCCGGTTTGCTGCATGACAGTGGACGCATGGTCAGCTGCGTAACAATCAGGGGGGAACAGGCCGGGCAATGGGTGGCGACTCAGCAAAGTCTGGGAAGCTGGCTACAACAGCACCGCATTGAGCGTTACTGTCCCCACTGGCAGCACTGTGAATCCCGTCCCGACAAGCCCATTCCACAAGAATATACCTGGACAAACCTGTTGCTGCTGGAGCAGCTGATACCTAACAACTTGCGTTATGCCTTACAGCCAGACCGGGATAAGGGCATCCTCTGGCAATCCTTTATCAGCGCACTGGTAGGGCAGAGCAGTCCTTTAGCGGTTAAACAACTGGTTAGTGCGGTGGAAGTGGCTCGCCTGAAAAGCGTCAAACTGCATTTTGTGCAGGGAGAGGCTCTGACAGGTCTCACTCAACCTCTTGCACCAGAGCAATCGGACTCAAAACAAGCTGCTCCACAGCAGCCTTCTGAATACGGGTTGGAATGGCTAAAACAAGTGGTGTCGCAGCTAAACCCCGATGGCGCGAAATGGGCAAAAGAGTCTCTGCTTTTGAATTGGCCGGAAGATGTCATCGGGCAAGAAGGATTACCCGACCCTGACGCCCTGATGGAGTGCTGGCAAGAACTAGGTTGGCTGCGCCCCATCGCTAACCAGGTCATTATTCGCCGCAATGGTCGTCAGGTGATTGCCTTACAGCCGGAAATATCCAAACGGTGTCGCCAGTGGTTGACGACCAGTGACGCAGAGATTTCGACATGA
- a CDS encoding transposase yields MQITSPEGVTQKSESISLPAKRKSASAPAFDVRTHLYRVTGVDLTSIEGIEENTALKVVSEIGTDMSRWPTVKHFCSWLGLSPGNKISGGKVLSSKTKRIPNRAASALRMAALTLVSSKSALGAYYRRMRSKLGAPKAITATAHKLARLIYSMLKNGSEYVDRGQDYYEEQYRDRVIKNMRKRAEDMGYKLVEIETAAPS; encoded by the coding sequence ATGCAAATAACTAGTCCCGAAGGAGTTACTCAGAAGTCCGAGAGTATCTCTCTGCCTGCAAAACGCAAATCAGCCAGCGCCCCTGCTTTTGATGTAAGAACTCACCTTTACCGGGTGACAGGGGTAGATCTGACATCGATTGAGGGAATAGAGGAAAATACCGCCCTGAAGGTAGTTTCTGAAATTGGTACAGACATGAGTCGCTGGCCGACAGTGAAGCACTTTTGTTCCTGGCTGGGACTGAGCCCGGGAAACAAGATATCAGGAGGCAAAGTGTTGAGCAGCAAGACCAAAAGAATCCCTAACCGGGCCGCTTCTGCTCTGCGTATGGCTGCACTGACTCTGGTGAGTTCGAAAAGTGCGCTGGGAGCCTATTATCGTCGAATGAGAAGTAAGCTGGGGGCACCAAAAGCGATTACAGCGACTGCACATAAACTTGCCCGGCTGATTTACAGCATGCTGAAAAACGGCTCAGAGTACGTAGATAGAGGTCAGGATTACTACGAGGAGCAATACCGTGACCGAGTCATTAAAAACATGAGAAAGCGCGCTGAAGACATGGGTTACAAACTGGTCGAAATTGAAACAGCCGCACCATCTTGA
- the traA gene encoding TraA family conjugative transfer protein, whose protein sequence is MNSLPLTDLQAFTIKQQHWMLSLATLIILSLLPPELQAADPVVPTGSTDFAEIYARLVGWIKGDLGRTLSIAFVLIGLAYGMARNSLIGFATGVGAAVGLQVTPTIINSIFGL, encoded by the coding sequence ATGAACTCCCTTCCTCTCACTGACCTGCAAGCCTTCACCATTAAACAACAGCACTGGATGTTGTCACTGGCGACACTGATCATCCTTTCCCTGTTACCGCCAGAACTTCAGGCGGCAGACCCTGTGGTACCGACAGGCTCCACTGATTTCGCTGAAATCTATGCCCGGCTGGTAGGGTGGATTAAAGGCGATCTCGGCAGAACCTTATCCATCGCTTTTGTATTGATCGGGCTGGCTTACGGCATGGCGCGAAACTCCCTGATCGGTTTTGCCACAGGAGTTGGTGCAGCGGTGGGTTTGCAGGTCACTCCCACCATCATCAACTCAATATTCGGGCTTTAA
- the cydX gene encoding cytochrome bd-I oxidase subunit CydX has product MWYFAWILGVLLACAFGIINVMWYEFHEMDFDSDTNGLED; this is encoded by the coding sequence ATGTGGTATTTCGCCTGGATTCTTGGAGTACTTCTGGCCTGTGCTTTTGGGATTATTAATGTGATGTGGTATGAATTTCATGAGATGGATTTCGATAGTGATACCAACGGTTTAGAGGATTGA
- a CDS encoding TraB/VirB10 family protein: protein MLGATFTPPTATDTKADNKPRLLRLPAGSILSGQLITGLDVPTGQGARREPYPVLIRIKASAILPNRYRTNVRECFVLASGYGDLSSERAYLRSETLSCIFSSKIKDKEQVIERPLEGYLAGEDGKAGLRGRLVSKQGQVMAKAAMAGFLGGVSQAFDIKPVPVFSVVPNKNGEIQSPFQSGLKGSEALQSSLIKGSNKALEKLADFYLKLADQMVPVIEISAERKVDLILTRGLQP from the coding sequence ATGCTCGGTGCTACTTTCACGCCTCCAACAGCAACAGACACCAAAGCAGACAACAAGCCCAGGTTACTGCGCCTGCCCGCTGGCAGTATTCTGTCCGGTCAGCTTATAACCGGGCTGGACGTACCCACCGGCCAGGGCGCACGACGGGAGCCTTATCCCGTTCTTATCCGAATCAAAGCCTCAGCCATTTTACCCAACCGCTACCGAACCAATGTGCGTGAATGCTTTGTGCTGGCTTCCGGTTATGGCGACCTGAGTTCCGAGCGGGCTTACCTTCGCAGTGAAACTTTGTCGTGCATTTTCAGTAGCAAAATCAAAGACAAAGAGCAGGTTATTGAACGACCACTGGAAGGTTATTTAGCCGGAGAAGATGGCAAGGCTGGCTTACGGGGAAGACTGGTTAGCAAGCAGGGACAGGTCATGGCGAAAGCGGCGATGGCGGGATTCCTTGGCGGTGTCAGTCAGGCGTTTGATATCAAACCTGTCCCTGTGTTTTCCGTGGTGCCGAATAAAAACGGTGAAATTCAGTCTCCTTTCCAGTCCGGCTTGAAAGGCAGTGAAGCCCTCCAAAGCTCCCTGATCAAGGGCAGCAACAAGGCCTTGGAAAAGCTGGCGGACTTTTATCTGAAACTGGCGGATCAGATGGTGCCGGTTATTGAAATCAGCGCAGAACGAAAAGTCGATTTGATCCTGACCAGAGGTTTACAGCCATGA
- the cydB gene encoding cytochrome d ubiquinol oxidase subunit II, which translates to MDYEVLKFIWWVLIGVLLIGFSITDGYNMGTANLLPFLSKNDTERRIMINAVAPHWDGNQVWLVTSGGALFAAWPIAYATAFSGFYWAMILVLFTLLVRPMAFDYRSKLEDPRWRTAWDWGLFASGAVPTLVFGVAFGNLFQGFGFELDSTMRSTFSEHFFHLLNPFAILCGLVSVSMLTMHGSVWQKLRAGDPIKQRASTVARYAAVTTLALFTIGGFWVATIPGYEITSQLDPAAVSNPLNKTVDIVESGRWMANYSLYPITLIAPALAYLGSIGVVLLAKSRFAGLTFVCSSLTQAGVILTAGFSLFPFIMPSSTMPDASLTLWDATSSHLTLSIMTFVAAIFVPTVLGYTIWCFYHLWGRVTAEHIAENNHSLY; encoded by the coding sequence ATGGATTATGAAGTATTAAAATTTATCTGGTGGGTTCTGATTGGCGTCCTGCTGATCGGTTTTTCCATCACGGACGGCTACAACATGGGAACCGCCAATCTGCTGCCGTTTCTGTCTAAAAACGACACTGAGCGTCGGATCATGATTAACGCCGTTGCTCCTCACTGGGACGGCAACCAGGTATGGCTGGTCACCTCTGGTGGCGCCCTGTTTGCTGCCTGGCCCATTGCCTATGCAACAGCATTTTCCGGTTTTTACTGGGCTATGATACTGGTATTGTTTACCTTGCTAGTGCGTCCCATGGCGTTTGATTACCGCTCCAAGCTTGAAGACCCAAGATGGCGAACCGCCTGGGACTGGGGACTGTTTGCCAGCGGTGCCGTACCCACCCTGGTATTTGGTGTTGCCTTTGGCAACCTGTTTCAGGGCTTTGGCTTTGAACTGGATAGCACCATGCGCTCTACATTTTCTGAGCATTTCTTTCACCTGCTGAATCCATTTGCCATTCTCTGCGGACTGGTCAGTGTCAGCATGCTGACCATGCATGGCTCTGTCTGGCAGAAACTGCGTGCCGGAGATCCTATTAAGCAACGTGCTTCTACTGTCGCTCGTTATGCTGCTGTTACAACACTGGCTCTGTTCACCATTGGTGGGTTCTGGGTTGCAACCATTCCCGGCTACGAAATCACCAGCCAGCTGGATCCTGCAGCGGTTTCAAACCCACTGAACAAAACCGTTGACATTGTCGAGTCAGGCCGCTGGATGGCTAACTACAGCCTTTACCCCATCACCCTGATTGCCCCTGCGCTTGCCTACCTTGGCAGCATTGGCGTTGTGCTTCTGGCAAAAAGTCGTTTTGCCGGTTTAACCTTCGTCTGCTCAAGCCTTACCCAGGCAGGGGTCATCCTGACAGCTGGCTTCTCACTGTTCCCGTTCATCATGCCATCCAGCACGATGCCTGATGCCAGCCTGACGCTATGGGATGCAACATCCAGCCACCTGACACTGAGCATCATGACATTTGTTGCGGCCATTTTTGTTCCTACCGTACTGGGTTACACCATCTGGTGTTTCTACCATCTCTGGGGACGGGTGACCGCTGAACATATTGCTGAAAACAACCACTCACTGTATTAA
- a CDS encoding cytochrome ubiquinol oxidase subunit I, translating into MIPAEVIDLSRFQFATTALYHFLFVPLTLGMTFMLAIMESVYVMTGKQVYKDMTRFWGKLFGINFALGVATGLTMEFQFGTNWSFYSYYVGDIFGAPLAIEALMAFFLESTFVGMFFFGWDRLSKVKHLACTWLMAIGTNLSALWILVANAWMQNPVGAEFNFETMRMEMTSFADLFFNPVAQVKFVHTVAAGYTTGAIFVLAISAYYLLNKRDIGFARRSFAIAAGFGTAAILSTILLGDESGYELGDVQQVKLATIEAEWHTQPAPASFTVIGIPDQEKMETNYAIKVPYMMGLIATRSLDEEVPGIKDLIADKMVRIENGKKAVALLDQLKSPGGNTPENRDAFSDVVDDLGYGLLLTRYTHDIPNATPAMVKQAAHDAIPTVWPLFFSFRIMVGCGVVMLLLLVTAFYKTARRTEYKSKLFLKLCLWSLPLPFIACEMGWFVAEYGRQPWSISGILPTYLSASSRTVTDLYLSIAGFTLFYSIFAIIEVWLMVKFSKQGPSSLHTGRYHFERPQAITSNELSAQQA; encoded by the coding sequence ATGATCCCCGCAGAAGTCATTGACCTGTCGCGCTTTCAGTTTGCCACAACAGCGCTCTATCACTTTCTATTCGTCCCACTGACCCTGGGCATGACTTTCATGCTCGCCATTATGGAGTCGGTTTATGTCATGACCGGCAAACAGGTCTACAAGGATATGACCCGTTTCTGGGGCAAACTGTTTGGCATCAACTTTGCTCTGGGTGTTGCCACCGGCCTGACCATGGAGTTTCAGTTTGGTACCAACTGGTCTTTTTATTCCTATTACGTTGGCGATATTTTTGGTGCTCCACTGGCTATTGAAGCCCTGATGGCGTTTTTCCTGGAGTCTACGTTTGTCGGTATGTTTTTCTTTGGCTGGGATCGCCTCAGTAAAGTCAAGCACCTCGCCTGTACCTGGCTGATGGCTATTGGCACTAACTTATCTGCACTCTGGATTCTGGTGGCCAATGCCTGGATGCAAAACCCGGTTGGCGCTGAATTCAATTTCGAAACCATGCGCATGGAAATGACCAGCTTTGCCGACCTGTTCTTTAACCCGGTTGCACAGGTCAAATTCGTGCATACTGTGGCAGCGGGTTATACCACGGGTGCTATTTTCGTACTGGCCATCAGTGCTTACTACCTGCTGAACAAGCGTGACATTGGCTTTGCCCGTCGCTCTTTTGCCATTGCCGCAGGCTTTGGCACCGCCGCCATCCTCTCCACCATACTGCTGGGCGATGAATCCGGCTATGAACTGGGTGACGTGCAACAGGTTAAACTGGCTACCATTGAAGCCGAGTGGCATACCCAGCCAGCCCCGGCCAGCTTTACGGTAATTGGCATTCCTGACCAGGAAAAAATGGAAACCAACTATGCCATAAAAGTACCCTACATGATGGGTCTGATTGCAACCCGTTCTCTAGATGAAGAAGTTCCCGGCATCAAAGACCTGATTGCCGATAAGATGGTTCGGATCGAAAATGGCAAAAAAGCGGTTGCACTTCTCGACCAGTTAAAATCTCCCGGTGGCAACACACCTGAAAATCGCGACGCTTTTTCAGATGTCGTTGATGACCTGGGTTATGGATTACTGCTGACTCGATACACCCACGATATTCCCAATGCAACTCCTGCCATGGTTAAACAGGCTGCACATGACGCTATTCCGACCGTCTGGCCGCTGTTTTTCTCATTCCGAATTATGGTTGGCTGCGGCGTGGTCATGCTGCTGTTGCTGGTGACAGCCTTTTATAAAACAGCCCGTCGCACAGAATACAAGAGCAAGCTGTTCCTGAAACTGTGTCTATGGTCGCTCCCCCTGCCTTTCATTGCCTGTGAAATGGGCTGGTTTGTCGCTGAATATGGACGTCAGCCATGGTCTATTTCCGGTATTCTGCCCACCTACCTGTCGGCCTCCAGTCGTACAGTAACTGACTTATATCTCAGTATTGCCGGTTTCACTCTGTTCTACAGTATTTTTGCGATCATCGAAGTCTGGCTGATGGTGAAATTTTCCAAACAGGGTCCAAGCAGTCTGCACACCGGACGCTATCATTTTGAACGACCACAAGCCATTACCAGCAATGAGCTTTCTGCACAACAGGCATAA
- a CDS encoding IS110 family RNA-guided transposase, whose product MKHNLNPAKVQKRISGHLKTVNLYAAGIDIGSEFHFVAVPKELDEQSVRSFACFTSDLEMMTQWLVKIGITTVVMESTGIYWIPAFEMLEEHGLDVKLVNARHVKNVPGRKSDVQDCQWLQQLHTHGLLEGAFRPEDQVCALRAYMRQRETLIRYRASHIQHMQKALRQMNLLLDNVVADITGKTGMGIILSILAGERDPEVLAKHRDSHCKKSEKVIAKSLHGHYRVEHLFALKQSVELYDFYEKQIEACDKALEDQLNQFDDKSESISLPAKRKSASAPAFDVRTHLYRVTGVDLTSIEGIEENTALKVVSEIGTDMSRWPTVKHFCSWLGLSPGNKISGGKVLSSKTKRIPNRAASALRMAALTLVSSKSALGAYYRRMRSKLGAPKAITATAHKLARLIYSMLKNGSEYVDRGQDYYEEQYRDRVIKNMRKRAEDMGYKLVEIETAAPS is encoded by the coding sequence ATGAAACACAACCTAAATCCGGCTAAAGTTCAAAAGCGGATATCTGGCCATCTAAAAACCGTGAACCTCTATGCTGCAGGCATTGATATTGGTTCAGAGTTCCACTTTGTTGCTGTCCCTAAAGAGCTCGATGAACAGTCGGTTCGGTCTTTTGCCTGCTTTACCTCTGATCTCGAAATGATGACTCAATGGCTCGTGAAAATCGGAATTACGACCGTGGTCATGGAGTCTACCGGAATCTATTGGATTCCCGCTTTCGAAATGCTTGAAGAGCACGGCCTTGACGTCAAACTGGTGAATGCTCGTCATGTTAAAAACGTCCCTGGTCGTAAAAGTGATGTGCAGGACTGTCAGTGGCTACAACAACTGCATACTCATGGCCTGCTTGAGGGAGCTTTTCGCCCTGAAGATCAGGTGTGTGCCTTGCGTGCCTATATGCGTCAGCGTGAAACCCTGATCCGTTACCGGGCGTCGCACATACAGCACATGCAGAAAGCTTTACGGCAAATGAACCTGTTGTTGGACAATGTCGTTGCGGATATCACTGGCAAAACGGGGATGGGTATCATTCTCTCCATTCTCGCGGGAGAGCGTGACCCAGAGGTACTGGCCAAACACCGGGACTCTCATTGTAAAAAATCAGAGAAAGTCATTGCTAAGTCACTGCATGGGCATTACCGGGTGGAACACCTATTTGCCTTAAAGCAGTCTGTTGAGCTTTATGATTTTTACGAAAAGCAAATTGAAGCTTGTGACAAGGCATTGGAAGACCAGTTGAACCAGTTTGATGATAAGTCCGAGAGTATCTCTCTGCCTGCAAAACGCAAATCAGCCAGCGCCCCTGCTTTTGATGTAAGAACTCACCTTTACCGGGTGACAGGGGTAGATCTGACATCGATTGAGGGAATAGAGGAAAATACCGCCCTGAAGGTAGTTTCTGAAATTGGTACAGACATGAGTCGCTGGCCGACAGTGAAGCACTTTTGTTCCTGGCTGGGACTGAGCCCGGGAAACAAGATATCAGGAGGCAAAGTGTTGAGCAGCAAGACCAAAAGAATCCCTAACCGGGCCGCTTCTGCTCTGCGTATGGCTGCACTGACTCTGGTGAGTTCGAAAAGTGCGCTGGGAGCCTATTATCGTCGAATGAGAAGTAAGCTGGGGGCACCAAAAGCGATTACAGCGACTGCACATAAACTTGCCCGGCTGATTTACAGCATGCTGAAAAACGGCTCAGAGTACGTAGATAGAGGTCAGGATTACTACGAGGAGCAATACCGTGACCGAGTCATTAAAAACATGAGAAAGCGCGCTGAAGACATGGGTTACAAACTGGTCGAAATTGAAACAGCCGCACCATCTTGA
- a CDS encoding TraV family lipoprotein yields the protein MGIGESEYACDKPGKGVCKSARQVYRDTDLSTIEPITPPQPTTMTRAEPDLSVVTPESTPNRLPAQILRIWIAPWVDKQGNWHSGGVVMTDIYPREWQSAIPVYSPSDD from the coding sequence TTGGGAATAGGTGAAAGTGAGTACGCCTGCGATAAACCCGGCAAAGGTGTCTGCAAATCCGCTCGGCAGGTCTACAGAGACACTGACCTCTCAACCATAGAACCCATAACACCACCACAACCAACCACCATGACCAGAGCAGAACCGGATCTATCTGTGGTCACACCCGAATCAACCCCAAACCGGTTACCCGCCCAAATCCTGAGAATCTGGATCGCCCCCTGGGTAGACAAACAGGGCAACTGGCACAGCGGTGGCGTAGTAATGACCGATATCTACCCGAGAGAATGGCAGTCTGCCATTCCCGTCTATTCCCCCTCAGATGATTAA